The genomic window TCGACCAGTCGCTCTTTAACCTGTTCAAACGGGGAATGATCACCTATGACGAGGCCCTGCGACAGACCAGCAACCCGGATGATTTTGAATTGAAGGTAAAGGGTATCTCCGGTTCCGACAGTTCTTGGGACGAGTTTGGTGAGGAAACGCCGGCAGCAGAGGGGGACGGCGGTCTCAAGGAAGATGTGGAGCGCTTTGGCAGCTGATTCAAATGGTTATGGATGCCTATCGTAAAGCCCAGGATCTGCTGGCCCGCCGGCCTCATTTTGTGGCGGAGTTGCGAAAAAAACTCCAGACCCGTGGTTTCCCGGCAGAGGATGTTGAAGCGTCGCTCGGCAGGCTGATGGAGCTGGGCTACCTTGATGATCTTGCCCATGGACGTCAGTTGGCCCGGGAATACCTCTGGCGTCGTGGCTACGGTCGGCTGATGATCATCCAGCGGCTGCGACGGAAAGGGGTGGAGCCTTCTCTTGCCCGCCGGATTACTGATGAGCTTTTTGCAGCTGTTGCACCGGTAGAACTGGAAGAGCTTTTCTCCCGGTTGGTTCCTAAAGCCGGCAGGGATCTCTATGCTTATCTTTACCGCCGGGGTTTTCTCCCCGAGGAGATTGAACCGTTTGTTGCTCGAAGTCGGCAAGAGGATGTGCAGGATAACCCGTAACTTGTAAAAAAACAATGATGCTGTAGATGATGGTTCACGCTCATGCTCGCCGGCCGTCCCTGGCCGACTCCGAGATGTCCGCCGCGGATCGCCATCCAGGTAACCCAGCAGGCGCCCAAGACCGCTTTGAACCAAAACTCGGACATTCTGCTCTACTGTAAAGATGAAGCTTTTACGAAGCTGTTAAGATTGATGTGAATAAGGAGACTACCATGACCGGAAATGAGATTCGCCAGAAATTCCTTGCATTTTTCCAGGAGCATGACCATGCCATCGTCAAAAGCTCCGGTCTCATTCCCCTTAATGACCCCACCCTGCTGTTTACCAACGCCGGCATGAATCAGTTTAAGGATGTTTTTCTCGGTCTGGAGAAAAGGGATTACCAGCGGGCTACCACGGCCCAGAAATGTGTTCGGGCTGGCGGCAAGCATAATGATCTGGAAAATGTGGGCCGGACAGCCCGTCACCATACTTTTTTTGAGATGCTGGGCAACTTCTCGTTCGGTGACTATTTCAAGGAGGGGGCGATCAGGTATGCCTGGGAGTTTCTCACTGTCCGCATGGGGCTGCCCACCGATAAACTATGGGTTACCGTTTTTCGTGATGATGATGAGGCCTATGACCTGTGGAAAGAGATGATCGGGGTGCCGGCCGATCGTATTGTCCGGATGGGCGAAAAGGATAATTTCTGGGCCATGGGCGATACCGGTCCCTGCGGCCCCTGTTCGGAGATCCTCATTGACCAGGGCGAGGAGATGAGCTGCGGTGACCAGTGCGGTATCGGCCTGTGCGAGTGTGACCGCTATCTGGAGATCTGGAACCTGGTGTTCATGCAGTACAACCGGGATGCCGCTGGGGTTATGAATCCGCTGCCCAAGCCGAGCATCGACACCGGTATGGGGCTGGAGCGGCTGGCTGCAGTGGTCCAGGGGGTGAAAAGCAACTACGATACCGATCTGCTCCGGGGAATTATCGCCGCCGGTGAAAAGCTTGCCGGCAAAACCTATGGTGAGGATGCCGACCATGATGTGTCCCTGCGGGTGCTGGCCGATCACAGCCGGGCGACCGCTTTTCTGATTGCCGACGGCGTGCTGCCCTCCAATGAAGGGCGTGGGTATGTCCTGCGGCGGATCATGCGCCGCGCCGCCCGCCACGGGAAGCTTTTAGGCATCCATGAACCGTTTCTCTACCGCCTGGCGGAGACGGTGGCCGATCAGATGCAGGAGGCCTATCCCGATCTGGCGGAATCGCTGCCTTTTGTCACCCGGGTGATTGAAAATGAGGAGAAACGGTTTGGCGAAGCGCTGGACCGGGGACTGAAGATCCTTGATGAGGAGCTGGCCAAACTGCGGCAGAATGGGGAGCGGGTGCTGTCGGGTGAGGTGGTCTTCCGACTCTACGACACCTTTGGCTTTCCGGTTGACCTGACCGAGGATATTGTCGAGAAGGAGCAGGTGAGCCTTGATCATGCCGGCTTTGAGGCCCAGATGGAGGCCCAACAGGAAAAGTCCCGCCAGTCCTGGAAAGGCTCAGGCGAAGAGGCGGTGGGTGAAGTCTATAAAAAACTGGCCCAGGAGGGGATTGCCACTGAGTTTGTCGGCTATGACCGTTTTCAGGAGAGCGGCAAGGTATTGTGCCTCCTGAAGGACGGGGAGCAGGTGTCCCGGGCCACTGTTGGCCAGCAGGTGGAGATTATTTTTGACCGGACGCCGTTCTACGGTGAATCCGGCGGCCAGGTCGGCGACCAGGGGCGTGGCGATGGTGATGGCTTTGTGCTTGATATTAAAGCCACCAGCAAGCCGCTGGAGGCGATCTTCGTCCACCATGCGGTGGTCACCGAAGGTTCCCTGGCCCTGGGGGATTCCTGTCGGCTGACCGTCTCCGAAGAGGAGCGGCTGGCGATCCAGCGCCACCATTCGGCCACCCACCTGCTGCAGGCCAAACTCCAGCACGTTCTTGGTGAGCATGTCAAACAGGCCGGTTCCCTGGTTTCCGCCGAGCGGCTGCGGTTTGACTTCAGCCATTTTACCGCCCTGACCGACGAGGAACTGCTGCAGGTGGAAGCTTTGGTCAACCGGGAGATTATGGCCAATCTGCCGGTTTCCACCGAAATCACCACCATGGAGGAGGCGGTCGGCAAGGGGGCGATGGCCATCTTTGGCGAGAAGTACGGCGACCAGGTGCGCATGGTGGCCATGGGCGGTGCCAGTGTTGAGCTGTGCGGCGGTACCCATGTGGGCCGCACCGGCGACATCGGTTTTTTCAAGATTATTTCTGAAAGCGGCATTGCCGCCGGCGTCCGCCGGATTGAAGCCCTGGCCGGCATGGAAGCCTGGCGCCAGGTGGTCCAGGAGGAAAAAATTCTCAAGCAGACGGCGGCAATGCTCAAAGGCGCACCGGCTGAAGTACCGGAAAAGATCACCCGCCTCCAGGAGCAGTTCAAG from Candidatus Anaeroferrophillus wilburensis includes these protein-coding regions:
- a CDS encoding regulatory protein RecX, coding for MVMDAYRKAQDLLARRPHFVAELRKKLQTRGFPAEDVEASLGRLMELGYLDDLAHGRQLAREYLWRRGYGRLMIIQRLRRKGVEPSLARRITDELFAAVAPVELEELFSRLVPKAGRDLYAYLYRRGFLPEEIEPFVARSRQEDVQDNP
- the alaS gene encoding alanine--tRNA ligase, with protein sequence MTGNEIRQKFLAFFQEHDHAIVKSSGLIPLNDPTLLFTNAGMNQFKDVFLGLEKRDYQRATTAQKCVRAGGKHNDLENVGRTARHHTFFEMLGNFSFGDYFKEGAIRYAWEFLTVRMGLPTDKLWVTVFRDDDEAYDLWKEMIGVPADRIVRMGEKDNFWAMGDTGPCGPCSEILIDQGEEMSCGDQCGIGLCECDRYLEIWNLVFMQYNRDAAGVMNPLPKPSIDTGMGLERLAAVVQGVKSNYDTDLLRGIIAAGEKLAGKTYGEDADHDVSLRVLADHSRATAFLIADGVLPSNEGRGYVLRRIMRRAARHGKLLGIHEPFLYRLAETVADQMQEAYPDLAESLPFVTRVIENEEKRFGEALDRGLKILDEELAKLRQNGERVLSGEVVFRLYDTFGFPVDLTEDIVEKEQVSLDHAGFEAQMEAQQEKSRQSWKGSGEEAVGEVYKKLAQEGIATEFVGYDRFQESGKVLCLLKDGEQVSRATVGQQVEIIFDRTPFYGESGGQVGDQGRGDGDGFVLDIKATSKPLEAIFVHHAVVTEGSLALGDSCRLTVSEEERLAIQRHHSATHLLQAKLQHVLGEHVKQAGSLVSAERLRFDFSHFTALTDEELLQVEALVNREIMANLPVSTEITTMEEAVGKGAMAIFGEKYGDQVRMVAMGGASVELCGGTHVGRTGDIGFFKIISESGIAAGVRRIEALAGMEAWRQVVQEEKILKQTAAMLKGAPAEVPEKITRLQEQFKEQQREIARLKDRLRAGPATQEQGAAALETVNGIPLLVSRVECDDPKEMRQIMDVYKQKNPTGITVLGAVAGGKALLIAHVADSWQQQHPAGKIIAHLAAMVGGKGGGRPELAQAGGPEVNKLDEALAQVKELMG